The DNA segment TGTGGCAGCCAACGCGCTTCTTCTTCAATTTGCGCGTCGATTGCGATAGCCTCGCCACCCAACACTTTTTCTTTTGGTTTGGTCACTTTTTTGCCGTTGACCGTGACCCGGTCTTCAAGGATCCAATCTTTTATGCGAGATCTGGAATAATCAGGGAACAATTCGGCCAAAGCCTGATCTAACCGTTGACCGAGTTGAGATTCGGCCACCGTTGCGGTGAGTTGTACTTGTTGTGCCATATGCAGCTTCTTGGTTAACGTTGGGTTTTCACGGCGATGCCGTTTAAAATAATGTGCTATTGTAGCTGGTCTTTGTCGGGAGCTTAACGGACAGTCTCCCAGAATAACACCTGAGGATAATCAAAACGTCATGACGCGTGTGAAATATCTGGTGGCAGCAGCCACGTTGAGCCTGGCGCTGGTCGGTTGCTCCAGTTCCAAAGAAACGGTTCCCGATAACCCGCCTAACGTCCTTTATGCCACTGCCCAGCAAAAGTTGCAGGACGGTAACTTTAAAGGCGCGATTGCGCAATTAGAAGCGTTGGATAACCGCTATCCATTTGGGCCTTACTCGCAGCAAGTTCAGTTAGATCTGATTTATGCCTATTACAAGTCTGCTGACTTGCCAATGGCTCAGGCCTCAATTGATCGCTTTATGCGTCTCAATCCTACCCATCCAAATATCGACTACGTCATGTATATGCGTGGTTTAACGGATATGGCGCTGGATGACAGTGCATTGCAAGGATTCTTCGGTGTTGATCGTTCTGACCGCGATCCGCAGCATGCACGTGCAGCCTTCCGTGATTTCAGCCAGCTGATCCACGCATATCCAAACAGCCAGTACGCGACTGATGCGACTAAGCGTTTGGTATTCCTGAAAGAGCGTCTGGCGAAATACGAGCTATCCGTGGTGCAATACTACACTAAACGTGGTGCTTACGTCGCTGTCGTTAACCGTGTAGAGCAAATGCTGAAAGATTATCCGGATGCGCACGCAACACACGAGGCGCTGCCGTTGATGGAAAGTGCCTATCGCGAACTGCAGCTAAACAACCAGGCTGATAAAGTCGCGAAAATTATTGCCGCCAATAGCGCTGCATAATTTCAAATGTCCGAACACAAAAACGGTAGCTCAGGCTGCCGTTTTTTTTGTTCTTTTTTTGGGATTGATGAAGTGAGTTACAGAAGGGATTAAAAAATAAGCAAAAAATGACTAATGCAAGGAAGGAAGTCATACATTGATCTTTGCAATCATGCGTCATCCCGTAGCAAGTCTCAAGGCATTTACCACCATAAATTACCCTATGTCACAGAATCGTCTGAGTTGACAAAAAGTGACAAAAAACCGCGATTCAGGGGACGCAATTCATAAAAAAGGCTGGTATGTTGGATTCATCGGAGACGGAAAGAAGAGAGGTAAATTATATGACAGTCAACATTACCAGCAAGCAAATGGACATCACTGCCGCCATTCGTGACCACATCGAAGGCCGTCTGAAAAAACTGGAAAAATGGCAAACTCAGTTAATTAACCCGCACATTGTTCTGTCGAAAGAACCACAGGGATTTGTCGCCGATGCGACGATCAGCACGCCAAACGGACAGCTGATTGCCAGTGCCACCCATGATGATATGTATGCCGCTATTAACGAGATGACCGCGAAACTTGAACGTCAGCTCAATAAAGCGCAACACAAAGGTGAAGCCCGCCGTGCAGAGTCCGGCGTTAAGGAACTGAACCTGGAACCGGTGGAGGAAGAAGAGGAATAACCGGGTTGTCGAAATGACCGTTAATAACGCGCTCCAGTGAGCGCGTTTTTTGTGCCCAAAGCAAATCTTATTGACACAGGGAAAACCCTGCGGTTACTTTAAGACTCCGTTCACGTTTAAGGACATCACGACTCTATGATTACCCGTCTGTTTTTCTTCGCATTCTTTTTTACCTTCCCCTGATTGGGAGGCGTTTCGTCGCGAAAGAATGAATGCGAAGACGAACAACAAAGCCTCCTGAAAAGGGGGCTTTTTTTATGCCTGTGTTTCACACGATTTTACTGAAAGAAAGAACATCAAAAAGGGTACTAACATGACCGAGAACTCATTGCTGGCGCTGCGCGAACGAATCAGTGCGCTGGATCTGAAACTGCTGGCATTACTGGCAGAGCGCCGCACGCTGGCAACAGAAGTCGCGCAATCCAAGATGCACACTCACCGGCCAATCCGCGATAAAGAACGTGAAAAAGAACTGATTAACTCGCTGATAGTCGAAGGGAAAAAGCAGGGGCTGGACGGACATTACATTACCCGCGTTTATCAGCTGATCATTGAAGATTCCGTCTTAACGCAGCAGGCACTGCTGCAGCAACATCTCAACAAAACCAATTCTGACTCTGCCCGCATTGCCTTCCTCGGTCCTAAAGGCTCCTACTCCCATCTTGCCGCACGCCAGTTCGCCGCGCGCCATTTCGAACAATTCATCGAATGTGGTTGCCAGAAATTTCAGGACATTTTCTCTCAGGTAGAAACAGGACAAGCTGATTACGCCGTTCTGCCGATTGAAAATACCAGTTCCGGTTCGATCAATGACGTATACGATTTGCTGCAACACACCAGCCTGTCTATCGTCGGCGAGCTGACGAACCCAATCAATCACTGCGTGCTGGTGGGAACTGACACCGACCTCTCGCAAATCCAGACAGTGTACAGCCATCCGCAACCGTTCCAGCAATGCAGTCAGTTCATCAATCGTTTCCCGCACTGGAAAATTGAATACTGCGAAAGTACCGCTGCCGCGATGGAAAAAGTAGCAGCCGCCAATTCCCCGCACGTTGCCGCCCTCGGCAGTGAGGCCGGCGGTGCGCTCTATCACTTGCAGGTGCTGGAACACAATCTGGCCAATCAGCAGGAAAACATCACCCGATTCATCGTACTGGCACGTAAGGCGATTGACGTTACGGATCAGGTACCGGCCAAAACCACCTTAATCATGGCGACCGGACAACAGGCCGGTGCGCTGGTGAATGCGCTGCTGGTATTGCGTGAACAAGGCATCATCATGACCAAGCTGGAATCTCGCCCGATCAACGGCAATCCGTGGGAAGAAATGTTTTATATCGATGTGCAGGCCAACCTGCGTTCGGAAGAGATGAAAAAGGCGCTGAAGGATCTGGCTCCGATCACCCGCTCGCTAAAAGTTCTGGGCTGTTATCCAAGCGAAAACGTCGTTTCCGTCGATTTGTAATTTTCCAAACAAAAAGGGCGCTGCACGGTGCAACGCCCTTCTATTCTTTAATGTATGAACGACTTACTTACGATTGTCGTTCGCCTGTCTGAGCAACGCACCACTTTCCTTCAGGAAGCGTGGCGCATAATCGCCAAACCAGTTTTCCACTTTCCTGAATTTATCGATAAATGCCTGTTTGTCGCCCTTCTCCAGCAGCGTCAGAGCATCACCAAAACGCTGGTAATAACGTTTGATCAGCGCCAGATTGCTTTCCGAAGACATAATAATGTCTGCGTAAAGTTGCGGGTCTTGTGCAAACAACCGTCCGACCATCGCCAGCTCCAGACGATAAATCGGTGACGACAGTGCCAGAAGCTGCTCAATCTGAACGTTTTCTTCACACAGATGCAGGCCGTAAGCAAAAGTTGCAAAGTGGCGCAGTGCCTGAATAAACGCCATATTTTGATCGTGCTCAACGGCGCTGATTTTATGCAACCGCGCCCCCCAGACCTGCAGCTGTTCCAGTAACCACTGGTATGCCTGCGGTTCGCGACCGTCGCAATACACCACGACCTGTTTTGCCAGGCTGCTGACATCAGGGCCGAACATCGGATGCAGACCCAGAACTGGCCCTTCATGCACCGCGAGCATCGCCTGAAGTGGACGATTCTTCACTGACGCCAGATCCACCAGAATACAGTCGTCTGGCAATTTCGGCAGTCTTGCAATCACTTCTTCTGTCAGGTGGATAGGTACACTGACAATCACCATACCGGCGTTGGCCAGTAAAGTTTCAGCCTGCGGCCAGTCTTCCTGTTCCAGGACGTTGACCTGATAGCCTGAGAGTTCCAGCAAACGGGTAAACAAGCGCCCCATCTGGCCGCGACCGCCGATGATCACCACCGGACGCAACGCAGGATGCAATGTTTTAAAGCCTTTGTCATTTTCGCTTGAGTAGGACTCACGCATCACTCGGCGCAATACGTCTTCTATCAAATCCGGCGGGACACCGAGGTTCTGCGCTTCCTGACGACGTGAAGCCAGCATCGCCGCTTCACGTTCAGGCACATAAATCGGCAAACCATAACGGCTTTTGACTTCCCCGACTTCTGCCACCAGCGCCAGACGCCGTGATAAGAGATCCAACAACGCTTTATCTACGTCGTCGATCTGATCGCGCAACGCGTTAAGTTCTGCCACCATAAAAACTTACTCTCCTGCGATTCTTGCCGACAGCGCGTCGCCCAGCTCCTGATGCATGGTACGCAGCAGGGTTTCCGTGGTTTCCCAGTTAATGCAGGCGTCGGTTACCGACACACCGTATTTCATTTCTGAACGCGGTTGCTCAGAAGACTGGCTACCTTCGTGCAGATGACTTTCCAGCATCAGGCCCGTGATGGAGCGGTTCCCGGCTTTAATCTGGTCAATCACCGACTGGGCCACAATGGTCTGGCGACGGTAGTCTTTGTTTGAGTTGCCGTGACTGCAATCTATCATCAAGGAAGGATGGAGTCCCGCATCGCTCATCTGTTTTTCGCACAGCTGAACGTCTTGTGCGCTGTAGTTTGGCGTCTTGCCGCCGCGCAGAATCACGTGACCATCCGGGTTGCCCTGAGTCTGCAACAGACAAACCTGCCCAGCCTGGTTGATCCCAACAAACCGGTGCGCCATCTCCGCAGCACGCATGGCGTTGATCGCTGTACCCAGACTGCCATCGGTGCCATTTTTGAAACCGACCGGCATGGATAAGCCGGACGCCATTTCGCGGTGAGTCTGTGATTCAGTAGTGCGCGCACCAATGGCTGACCAGCTGAACAGATCGCCTAAGTATTGCGGGCTATTCGGATCCAGTGCTTCAGTAGCCAGCGGCAGACCCATGCCGACCAGTTGCAGCAGCAGGTTACGTGCAATGTGCAAACCGGCTTCCACATCAAATGTGCCGTCCATGTGTGGATCGTTAATCAGCCCTTTCCAGCCCACGGTGGTACGTGGTTTTTCGAAGTAAACGCGCATCACAATGTACAAACGATCGCTCAGTTCAGCAGCCAGCGTTTTCAGATGACGCGCGTATTCCAGCGCCGCATCCAGATCGTGGATTGAACAAGGACCGCACACCACCAGCAGACGCGGATCACGGCCATGCACGATATCGGCGATGGTTTTACGTGCTTCGGCAATGCTGGTTTCATCACTCACGCTCAGCGGAAAACGATTTTTAAGCTCTTCCGGCGTGATAAGAATTTGTTCGGCACTGATGTGGACATTATTGAGGGCGTCTTTTTGCATGATAGTGATTCGCTTTTCAGGAAAATGGGCAGCCACGGGGGCATCTGCGGACAACATTACCACAGCGCGTAAAGTTATCAAGCCTTACTTGTAAACTTAACATTACCAATTCACCTTAACTCACGGGTAAGTGGAAATTTAAGTTTACATTAAGTTCCCTGAGGATGAGCAGAGTGTACCGCCAGGGTTACAGAGCAGGTGTCTTCGCGGGAGGAAATGAAAATGAAGAGAGAAAGAAGGATATTAAAGAGAATGAAGAGACATCCCTCAGCGACGTGAAGCTGCTGAGGGAAAAAATTACAGGTTGCGATCCAGTGTCATAAAGACCTGACCGAGCGCAGAGACGTCATCCACACTGCATTCGAAATGACTGTCCCGTCGCGTCACTTTCAGACGGTTACCGGGAATGCGCGCCACATCATAAACGTCGACATCGCCGTCGATATCCAGCAACCAGCGGCCATTTCCCGGATAGGTACTGCCCAAATCGATAATCCATGAATGGTTACCTTTCACTACATAGGCCGGTTCAGCTAGCGATCCGTCTAACAGGGAAGGATCCACCACCCAGGCGCCCTCATCTTCTAACGTTCCGCCACGTAATCTCAACTTTTTAAGCTGACGGATCCCATCAGACGCCGGAGCAACCGAAGAGGCCGTATCCTGCATCGAACCTTTGCCGGTTGCCAGCCATCGCAGTGAAACACCCGTATCCAGCGCACAGGCGACGACCACATCACCGGGAAAGTAATCCCTTCTTACCCAAGTACTTATCGTTCCAGAAGACAAACCATACAGATCACCCAGTTCCTTCTGCATGCTGAAGCCGTACGCCTGAAGCATGCGCGTCAGAACGGCCTTTCCTCCTTCTAGTTCATCTAATTGCATCTGGCGAAAACCCCTGAGCTTGTAAATACCAATTCGACAACTCGCAAATGCAAGTTTGGATTGTTTATGTAATGTACCGTACCTCGTCATGATACCAAATTTACGGCGCAGGGGGAGGATCAGTAAAAAATCTCATGAAGAACCTGAGGTCAGGAAATGAGGAGATGCGATGTTTTTAGGAACAAAGCAGCAGCGTCAGGTGGGTTTACGCCATATCGCACATCTGAAAGAAATCTACTTCTCTGAAAAGAGAAATAAGGTTGAGGACATTTATAATCATGCTCCGGATAAATGGAAAACCACATTATGTTTTCACGCCGGTCTGAAACGCCGTCATATTTATCTGACTTATTCTAAGCTGACGTCTGATGAACAATTAAAAATCATTCAGGCGTTATTATCGCTGCGCCATTTTTCATCATCACTACAAGGAAACTTTACCGATGGCAGACTGGATTGATGAGTCACAAGAATACCAGCTAAGGATGCTGGAAGAACAGATTACCAGGGCGACCCACGCCCCGCGCAGTGCATCAGCATACTTTTGTGAAGACTGCGAAATGGCAATTCCTGAACCAAGGCGGAAGATTATTCCAGGTGTTAAGCGATGTATTGAATGTCAGGAAATTAATGAAATAAAAAGCAGGAATTATCGGTCAATTTAATTCACTCACTTCCCCTTTATAGAATAGCGTCACCTCCTGAATTCATTTATTCCGGGAACGGCATTCTATTGTTTAAATTATGGATCATACCCATGCCAGATAATATCAGAGGAAGGATAGCCCCTTCTCCACCGCCAGCTTTTCAACGCACAACCGGCAAACCTTTTGCAGAGGCTGGTGGTGGAATGCTCCGCTACCGGTGATAGAAAATCGTCGTGAAAAGCCACTGACCCGCGATTTCTGTCAGCGCCAGAAGTCTGCGCTTTCCATAATCGCCCGCCGTCCGCGCTGCCTGCGCGCGCCGCCGCAACAAGAGAAAGTCATCGACATTATGCGCAAATACGCGCTGGAAGAAGATGCGAACGAACCCGGCGCCGCTGAGTCACGCTTCAATTGCAAGCCACTCAACCGCAGAGGTGCAGCCGGATACATACAGGCGCAGGGCTGCATTCATGTCAGGCGCAAAGAGCAAACGGTTCGGGTCGCACGTCAGTTGAGTGAAGAGGTCAATGCCTACAATGAGCCCCGGCAAAAGGACGTCGGGATATATGCTCCGCATCTCGGTGCATCGTCCGTCACCGGCTGCCGCCTCAGGAAAAATCGCTGAAAAACGCTGCCTTTTACCCGCCTTGGAGTTCTGGCAATAACTGTCGAAACCCAATCCGTCGTCGGGACATGGGAATCATTCAAAAACCAGACTAATAAAAATTAATCTATCAATTCAATGAATTATGAATTTTAAAATGCCCGGAGTGTTGACGTATTAGATCAATTAAAGAATACTGTATATAAACACAGTATCTGGCGAGGGGAGAAAATGGAAAACCTGACTAAACAACAGCTAACGTTGTCCAGGATACAGCTGATCGCGGACATTTCGCAGACGGCGCAATGTAATCCACAAGAATTTCTTGTCGTAATGTCTCTGATTTCAGAGCTGGCCAGCCAGGCGCTGACCGAGGAACATCATGATGCGCTCTATTACAACGGCAGCCCTGACGACGCCCACTGATCGCCAGATATGACCGGCGGTGTTAGTCAACGTACCCGGCGCTTACTCTTCCCAGCTAAGGCCGGACTAAGCGCCCCGCCATTTCCCCTGTTTTCCCCTTTCCTGTTGTGCCAATAGTTTCACAACCCTCCCTGATTGCCGCTTTCCTCCCTCTTGCGCAGACTGAAATCACCTCGTGACGATTTCATTCATTTGCGGAGAACCCCAATGAAATTTTATGCACAACAAGGCGACACCCTCGATTCCCTTTGCTGGCGCTATTACGGCCGAACCGCAGTCGTGGTCGAAAAAGTCTTCGCGGCCAACAAAGGCATTGCGGATTTTGGCCCACTGCTTCCCCACGGCACTGCGGTTGAAATGCCCGATATCGCCGAACATCCGGTTCAGGAAACCTTAAAATTATGG comes from the Enterobacteriaceae bacterium Kacie_13 genome and includes:
- the raiA gene encoding ribosome-associated translation inhibitor RaiA, giving the protein MTVNITSKQMDITAAIRDHIEGRLKKLEKWQTQLINPHIVLSKEPQGFVADATISTPNGQLIASATHDDMYAAINEMTAKLERQLNKAQHKGEARRAESGVKELNLEPVEEEEE
- a CDS encoding phage tail protein, whose protein sequence is MKFYAQQGDTLDSLCWRYYGRTAVVVEKVFAANKGIADFGPLLPHGTAVEMPDIAEHPVQETLKLWD
- the pheA gene encoding bifunctional chorismate mutase/prephenate dehydratase, which gives rise to MTENSLLALRERISALDLKLLALLAERRTLATEVAQSKMHTHRPIRDKEREKELINSLIVEGKKQGLDGHYITRVYQLIIEDSVLTQQALLQQHLNKTNSDSARIAFLGPKGSYSHLAARQFAARHFEQFIECGCQKFQDIFSQVETGQADYAVLPIENTSSGSINDVYDLLQHTSLSIVGELTNPINHCVLVGTDTDLSQIQTVYSHPQPFQQCSQFINRFPHWKIEYCESTAAAMEKVAAANSPHVAALGSEAGGALYHLQVLEHNLANQQENITRFIVLARKAIDVTDQVPAKTTLIMATGQQAGALVNALLVLREQGIIMTKLESRPINGNPWEEMFYIDVQANLRSEEMKKALKDLAPITRSLKVLGCYPSENVVSVDL
- a CDS encoding CI repressor, whose protein sequence is MQLDELEGGKAVLTRMLQAYGFSMQKELGDLYGLSSGTISTWVRRDYFPGDVVVACALDTGVSLRWLATGKGSMQDTASSVAPASDGIRQLKKLRLRGGTLEDEGAWVVDPSLLDGSLAEPAYVVKGNHSWIIDLGSTYPGNGRWLLDIDGDVDVYDVARIPGNRLKVTRRDSHFECSVDDVSALGQVFMTLDRNL
- a CDS encoding conjugal transfer protein TraR; its protein translation is MADWIDESQEYQLRMLEEQITRATHAPRSASAYFCEDCEMAIPEPRRKIIPGVKRCIECQEINEIKSRNYRSI
- the bamD gene encoding outer membrane protein assembly factor BamD, which produces MTRVKYLVAAATLSLALVGCSSSKETVPDNPPNVLYATAQQKLQDGNFKGAIAQLEALDNRYPFGPYSQQVQLDLIYAYYKSADLPMAQASIDRFMRLNPTHPNIDYVMYMRGLTDMALDDSALQGFFGVDRSDRDPQHARAAFRDFSQLIHAYPNSQYATDATKRLVFLKERLAKYELSVVQYYTKRGAYVAVVNRVEQMLKDYPDAHATHEALPLMESAYRELQLNNQADKVAKIIAANSAA
- the tyrA gene encoding bifunctional chorismate mutase/prephenate dehydrogenase; the encoded protein is MVAELNALRDQIDDVDKALLDLLSRRLALVAEVGEVKSRYGLPIYVPEREAAMLASRRQEAQNLGVPPDLIEDVLRRVMRESYSSENDKGFKTLHPALRPVVIIGGRGQMGRLFTRLLELSGYQVNVLEQEDWPQAETLLANAGMVIVSVPIHLTEEVIARLPKLPDDCILVDLASVKNRPLQAMLAVHEGPVLGLHPMFGPDVSSLAKQVVVYCDGREPQAYQWLLEQLQVWGARLHKISAVEHDQNMAFIQALRHFATFAYGLHLCEENVQIEQLLALSSPIYRLELAMVGRLFAQDPQLYADIIMSSESNLALIKRYYQRFGDALTLLEKGDKQAFIDKFRKVENWFGDYAPRFLKESGALLRQANDNRK
- a CDS encoding 3-deoxy-7-phosphoheptulonate synthase, whose protein sequence is MQKDALNNVHISAEQILITPEELKNRFPLSVSDETSIAEARKTIADIVHGRDPRLLVVCGPCSIHDLDAALEYARHLKTLAAELSDRLYIVMRVYFEKPRTTVGWKGLINDPHMDGTFDVEAGLHIARNLLLQLVGMGLPLATEALDPNSPQYLGDLFSWSAIGARTTESQTHREMASGLSMPVGFKNGTDGSLGTAINAMRAAEMAHRFVGINQAGQVCLLQTQGNPDGHVILRGGKTPNYSAQDVQLCEKQMSDAGLHPSLMIDCSHGNSNKDYRRQTIVAQSVIDQIKAGNRSITGLMLESHLHEGSQSSEQPRSEMKYGVSVTDACINWETTETLLRTMHQELGDALSARIAGE